Genomic window (Mycobacteriales bacterium):
GGCTCGGGCTCGACCAGGCGGTCGTGGACTGCGCGCTCTACTGCGGCGGCCATCGGCGCGGTGGCCGGGTCGAGCTGCAGGACGCCCAGGAGGCGGCGCGCGACGCGGACGGCTTCGTCTGGATCGGGCTGCACGAGCCCGACGACGCGGCGCTGGCCGCGGTCGCGCAGGAGTTCGGCCTGCACCCGCTCGCGGTCGAGGACGCGCTGCACGCCCACCAGCGGCCCAAGCTCGAGACCTTCGACGACACCGTCTTCCTCGTGCTGAAGACCGTCCGCTACGTCGACCACGACGAGGTCATCGAGACCGGCGAGCTGATGGTCTTCCTCGGCGAGGACTTCATCGTCACGGTCCGCCATGGTGATGCGGCCGACCTGGCCCAGGTCAGGGCCGAGCTCGAGGCCGACCCTGAGCGGCTCGCCGCTGGGCCGAGCGTGGTGCTCCACGCCGTCGCGGACCGCGTCGTCGACGGCTACGCCCCGGCGCTCGCCGCCGTCGAGAACGACATCGACGAGATCGAGCTGCAGGTCTTCTCGGGGGGCCGCAGCGCCGACCCCACCGAGCGCATCTACAAGCTCAAGCGCGAGGTGCTCGAGTTCAAGCGGGCGGTCCGGCCGCTCGTCGACGCGACGGCGCGGCTCACGACCGGCAGCCACCCGCTGCTGCACGAGGACGTCATCCCCTACGTCCGCGACGTGCACGACCACGTCGTGCGCTCGGCCGAGCAGGTCGAGGCGATGGACGACCTGCTCACCGGAGCCCTGCAGTCGCACCTCGCGCAGGTGTCCATGCGCCAGAACGGCGACATGCGCAAGATCTCCGCGTGGGTGGCGATCGCCGGTGTCAACACCCTCATCGCCGGCGTCTACGGCATGAACTTCGAGCACATGCCGGAGCTGCGCTGGCTCTACGGCTACCCCTTCGCGCTCGGTCTGATGGCCGTGCTGTCCCTCGCCCTGCACCGGGGCTTCACCAGGAACGAGTGGCTGTGACCCAGATGACGACGCGCACGTGAACGACGACGAGACCCGCCGCCAGCACGAGGACGACAGCGTCGAGGCCAACGCCGAGGCGCAGGGCTCGACGACCCACGACCGCCCGTCGAGGAGGCAGAGCGGGCCGGTCTTCCAGAAGGGCCGGATGGTCAAGGCCACGACCACCGACCAGCGGCTGCTCGACAGCCGCGGTCCGTCGGACTGGGTCCACACCGACCCGTGGCGGGTGCTGCGCATCCAGTCGGAGTTCGTCGAGGGCTTCGGCACGCTGGCCGAGCTCGGTCGCGCGATCTCTGTCTTCGGCTCCGCCCGGACCCACCCCGACGACCCGCACTACCAGCAGGCG
Coding sequences:
- a CDS encoding magnesium and cobalt transport protein CorA — translated: MIDRARLPAAMTAPVRRRRPAPEQHAAVVHRLGLDQAVVDCALYCGGHRRGGRVELQDAQEAARDADGFVWIGLHEPDDAALAAVAQEFGLHPLAVEDALHAHQRPKLETFDDTVFLVLKTVRYVDHDEVIETGELMVFLGEDFIVTVRHGDAADLAQVRAELEADPERLAAGPSVVLHAVADRVVDGYAPALAAVENDIDEIELQVFSGGRSADPTERIYKLKREVLEFKRAVRPLVDATARLTTGSHPLLHEDVIPYVRDVHDHVVRSAEQVEAMDDLLTGALQSHLAQVSMRQNGDMRKISAWVAIAGVNTLIAGVYGMNFEHMPELRWLYGYPFALGLMAVLSLALHRGFTRNEWL